One window of the Nitrospiraceae bacterium genome contains the following:
- a CDS encoding alpha/beta hydrolase: MTSVQANCRWFFVILTAAILAGCQTPVGVARVDSEAVSHQLTKNVISSGELSPYTENVLRVTDLTDAYFDHPRQALNQLHQFFLGEDQRKGYVAFALAELSFLYAQKSNQPSYYLAAALYAYLYLFPETATQSLNPLDPRGRIAADVYNRGLTSAFIAKDRSLMNLESGTYTLPFGTLQVVLPENRLEWENRKLTNFIPVAELEVRGLQNRYRQAGIGVPLAADQIPLGQEEGLQIAKGKMPVTAFMRFSNLLQQLRTDSIQGDWELYNAYDQKTVNIHGRDVPLEIEFTSSLAASLAESSVWERELKGFFMGDSVALQSGELTALEPYRPGRIPVVFVHGTASGPGRWADMTNDLIIDPSIRSRFQFWYFTYDTGNPILYSAALFRELLQKTVDHLRQKYQDPALDAMVLIGHSQGGLLAKLTAVNTGNSFWDAISNSPLEDMKVSSQTRDLLQRSLFIDSLPFVNRLVFIATPQHGSYVAGSWGAHQLAKFVKLPGRLMSGITDLMTLKMDTLKLKIQGKNLGSVSAMEPGSPLMTILPQTPLAPGVFGHSIIAVEGDGPLEELNDGVVAYQSAHVDGMESEFIVRSGHSCQSNTHTIQEVRRILLLHAMETCKTHGLCA, encoded by the coding sequence ATGACAAGTGTGCAAGCTAACTGCCGATGGTTTTTCGTAATCCTCACCGCCGCCATTCTGGCCGGCTGTCAAACCCCCGTGGGTGTGGCCCGGGTCGATTCTGAGGCCGTTAGCCACCAATTGACCAAAAACGTGATTTCTTCAGGGGAACTCAGTCCCTATACCGAAAACGTCCTCCGTGTCACCGACCTGACCGACGCCTATTTTGATCATCCCCGTCAGGCATTGAACCAATTGCACCAGTTCTTCCTCGGCGAAGACCAACGGAAAGGCTACGTGGCGTTCGCGCTTGCTGAATTGTCTTTTTTGTATGCCCAAAAATCCAATCAACCGTCCTATTATCTGGCGGCGGCGTTGTATGCGTATCTGTATTTGTTTCCCGAAACTGCAACCCAATCTCTCAACCCGTTAGATCCCAGGGGGCGGATTGCGGCTGATGTGTATAATCGGGGCCTGACTTCAGCGTTTATTGCCAAGGATCGTTCCCTCATGAATCTGGAATCCGGGACCTATACCCTCCCGTTCGGAACCCTCCAGGTGGTGCTTCCGGAAAATCGGCTCGAGTGGGAAAACCGGAAGCTCACCAATTTCATTCCCGTCGCCGAGTTGGAAGTCCGTGGGTTACAAAACCGGTATCGGCAAGCCGGAATCGGAGTTCCCTTAGCGGCCGATCAAATTCCCTTAGGTCAAGAGGAAGGCTTGCAGATTGCCAAAGGCAAAATGCCCGTCACGGCCTTCATGCGGTTCTCCAACCTTCTTCAACAATTGAGAACCGATTCCATTCAGGGAGACTGGGAACTCTACAACGCTTATGACCAGAAGACTGTCAATATCCATGGAAGGGATGTGCCGTTGGAAATTGAGTTCACCTCGTCTCTGGCGGCCAGTCTGGCCGAATCCTCAGTCTGGGAACGGGAACTGAAGGGGTTTTTCATGGGTGATTCGGTTGCGTTGCAGTCAGGAGAATTAACGGCTCTTGAGCCCTACCGGCCGGGGCGCATTCCGGTTGTTTTTGTCCATGGGACAGCCTCCGGCCCTGGAAGGTGGGCCGACATGACCAATGATTTGATCATCGATCCCTCCATTCGCAGTCGTTTTCAATTTTGGTATTTTACGTATGACACAGGAAATCCGATTTTGTACTCTGCGGCGTTGTTTCGGGAACTCCTGCAAAAGACCGTGGACCACCTGCGACAGAAATATCAAGACCCCGCCCTCGATGCCATGGTCCTGATCGGGCACAGTCAAGGAGGATTGCTCGCGAAACTGACGGCGGTCAACACCGGAAATTCCTTTTGGGATGCCATCAGTAACTCTCCACTTGAGGACATGAAGGTCTCAAGCCAAACCCGTGATCTCCTGCAAAGAAGTTTGTTTATTGACTCCCTTCCATTTGTCAATCGCCTCGTCTTTATCGCCACGCCACAACATGGGAGTTATGTGGCCGGAAGCTGGGGGGCACATCAATTGGCCAAGTTCGTCAAGCTGCCGGGCCGGTTGATGTCAGGCATTACCGATCTCATGACTCTCAAAATGGATACGCTCAAGTTGAAAATCCAAGGGAAAAATTTGGGAAGTGTGTCTGCCATGGAACCGGGAAGCCCCCTCATGACGATCCTGCCACAGACGCCTCTGGCTCCCGGAGTTTTCGGGCACTCCATTATTGCGGTGGAGGGTGACGGCCCACTTGAGGAATTGAACGATGGGGTTGTGGCCTATCAGAGTGCACACGTGGACGGGATGGAGTCGGAATTCATCGTCCGGTCCGGCCATTCCTGTCAATCGAATACTCATACGATTCAGGAAGTCAGACGGATTTTATTGCTGCATGCCATGGAAACATGCAAGACCCATGGCCTTTGCGCCTGA
- a CDS encoding DUF3313 domain-containing protein produces the protein MLRLPLHVMLILLVGVSGCASTQQTRSVDKSGFLEDYSMLKEGEKDESLLIYKNPQADWKKYQKIILDPVTLWVGKDSQLEDVSAEDRQRMADLFWVKLHEALKTDYEIVNSPGPDVMRIQAAITEAETSNPVLDTVSSIVPQLRVLTGIKGFATGVSGFTGSASVELKVTDSSDKTLLAASVDRRGGTKSLSGVTNSWHDVEEAYRYWAEKIRWRACLLRGGENCVEPEA, from the coding sequence ATGCTTCGCTTACCATTACATGTAATGCTCATCCTGTTGGTGGGTGTATCGGGTTGTGCCAGCACCCAGCAAACTCGGAGCGTGGACAAATCAGGATTTCTCGAAGACTATTCCATGTTAAAAGAAGGGGAAAAGGACGAAAGCCTTCTGATCTATAAAAATCCTCAAGCCGATTGGAAGAAATATCAGAAAATCATTCTTGATCCCGTGACCCTCTGGGTCGGCAAGGACTCCCAATTGGAAGATGTTTCCGCCGAAGATCGTCAACGGATGGCGGATCTCTTCTGGGTCAAGTTGCATGAAGCGTTAAAAACCGATTATGAAATCGTGAATTCACCCGGTCCGGATGTCATGCGTATTCAGGCCGCCATTACGGAAGCCGAAACCTCCAATCCCGTTTTGGATACGGTTTCAAGCATCGTGCCCCAGTTAAGAGTCTTAACCGGGATAAAAGGTTTCGCAACAGGCGTTTCCGGTTTTACGGGGTCGGCCAGTGTGGAGTTGAAGGTCACAGATTCCTCGGACAAAACTCTCTTGGCCGCTTCGGTGGATCGCCGGGGAGGGACGAAAAGTCTGAGCGGAGTCACCAATTCGTGGCACGATGTCGAGGAAGCCTACCGGTATTGGGCCGAGAAAATACGCTGGCGGGCATGCCTGCTGCGAGGTGGAGAAAATTGTGTGGAGCCGGAGGCGTAA
- a CDS encoding DUF4105 domain-containing protein produces MNQVIFFRRIRYVGFFLGAFLIVATGAWGTCAVYFDGPEDDTLRTLLASGFAVAGLAALAGYCIRRFRWLATGSYLSLFVVLLVWWSMIEPSNDRRWQPEVAVLPYATFDGNLITVHNIRNFDYRTETDFTPSYYDRTYDLNKLDFADLVAAYWMGPEIAHIFLTFGFGDDHLAISIEARKEATEGYSSIKGFFKQYELIYIVGDERDLIRVRTNYRKDPPEDVYLYPLVGSPENLKRVFLDYMNTINQLRERPKFYNTLTANCTNVIWMHTRLNPGHVPFSWKILLSGYTPAYLHEQGKLGTGFSFEELQRRSHINELALHADQAPDFSRRIRAHLLSP; encoded by the coding sequence ATGAATCAGGTAATTTTTTTTCGCCGGATAAGGTACGTTGGTTTTTTCCTGGGAGCGTTCCTGATTGTTGCCACTGGAGCTTGGGGCACCTGCGCCGTATATTTTGACGGGCCGGAAGATGACACGCTCCGGACGCTCCTGGCTTCAGGCTTTGCCGTTGCCGGCCTGGCGGCGCTGGCGGGGTATTGCATACGGCGATTTCGATGGTTGGCCACCGGGTCCTATCTCAGCCTGTTTGTCGTGCTCCTTGTCTGGTGGAGCATGATCGAGCCGTCCAATGATCGCCGGTGGCAACCGGAAGTGGCGGTGCTTCCCTATGCCACCTTCGATGGAAATTTGATCACCGTCCACAATATTCGAAACTTTGACTATCGCACCGAAACCGACTTTACCCCCTCCTATTACGACCGCACCTACGATCTCAATAAACTGGATTTCGCGGATCTGGTGGCTGCCTATTGGATGGGGCCGGAGATCGCGCATATTTTTCTTACGTTCGGGTTTGGTGATGACCACCTGGCCATTTCCATCGAGGCCCGGAAGGAAGCCACGGAAGGCTATTCGTCAATCAAAGGATTTTTTAAACAGTACGAGCTGATCTATATTGTGGGTGACGAACGGGACCTGATCCGGGTCCGGACGAATTATCGAAAAGATCCACCCGAAGACGTGTATCTGTATCCATTGGTCGGATCACCTGAAAACCTCAAGCGGGTGTTTCTAGATTACATGAACACCATCAACCAACTGCGCGAACGGCCGAAGTTCTATAATACGCTCACCGCCAACTGCACGAACGTCATTTGGATGCACACGCGTTTGAACCCCGGCCATGTGCCCTTTTCCTGGAAGATCCTGTTAAGCGGGTACACGCCTGCCTATCTCCATGAGCAGGGAAAGCTGGGCACCGGTTTTTCCTTCGAAGAATTGCAGCGTCGTTCCCACATCAATGAGTTAGCATTACACGCCGATCAGGCTCCTGATTTTTCCAGGCGCATCCGTGCCCATCTTCTCTCTCCCTGA